In a genomic window of Primulina huaijiensis isolate GDHJ02 chromosome 10, ASM1229523v2, whole genome shotgun sequence:
- the LOC140986744 gene encoding uncharacterized protein isoform X2 has product MLDGFQWSKSLEYFGLFSARTATVGCKYAIDYWFQKVDIAAAYISEHLSSMMASNDIINVHDHGIPMDPLKKSVKCNYCGKLVSGFHRLKCHLGAVGNDVRPCLKVPADVKEVFEAVLLEKKINNLKRSLSAPKGNVNINKANTQVDISEGDCLLENSGFKRASSSKKTKFSEVGTSSHDDSSEMEVKKSVGRFFYGTGHPFKDVEETFFLEMVSCFFGHGPIMNNIPSLKELKGWILEDSLLNMQLYVEEMRKTWETTGCSILLDGWIDSSGRNLVNILVYCPRGVIYLKSSDISSFVGNVDAMQLFLDEVLQDVGVENVVQIITYSTSVSMKLVGKRLVEKYKHFFWTVSASTCIELMLEKFKTMSCIENALAKARVIIEFVRNHASALKHLKDFVCIQNLVRPSKIKSIVPYLTLDSIVSKKELLKTFFVSSDWKTSGMSTLTEGKKVAGLVKNTLFWKEATMALKASMPLVCALNSVYNTNKPQTGFISKIISQAKGKIRVGFNHMESQYMPFWREIDEIWKNHLHISLHSAGCFLNPRYMESSSSDPNIVEDMNLCMMLMGRDPCVQDLVQLQVKKYQTKLELQIEKHRKREQISGESTSNPLVYFLPETWWSIHGVEYRELQRCAIRILSQTCDGASKFNLTRSFAELMLTNGDEQIEIKALTDLTYVHYNMRLQNFDDSREKGITIDEIDPQSGWKYDLEGHK; this is encoded by the exons ATGTTGGATGGATTCCAGTGGTCGAAATCTCTTGAATATTTTGGTCTATTTTCCGCGAG AACTGCGACTGTGGGATGCAAGTACGCAATTGATTATTGGTTTCAAAAG GTGGATATTGCAGCTGCATACATCAGTGAACATTTATCTTCAATGATGGCATCTAATGATATAATAAATGTTCATGATCATGGCATTCCGATGGATCCACTAAAGAAGAGTGTCAAATGTAACTACTGTGGTAAACTAGTTAGTGGTTTCCATCGCCTCAAATGCCATTTGGGAGCGGTAGGAAATGATGTAAGGCCTTGCTTGAAGGTTCCAGCCGATGTGAAAGAAGTATTTGAGGCAGTCTTgcttgaaaagaaaataaataatttgaagaGAAGTTTGAGCGCTCCTAAGGGTAATGTCAACATTAATAAAGCTAATACCCAAGTTGATATATCTGAAGGGGACTGTCTATTAGAAAATTCAGGGTTTAAAAGAGCTTCTTCCTCTAAGAAAACAAAGTTTTCTGAAGTTGGCACCAGTAGCCATGATGATTCGTCGGAGATGGAGGTAAAAAAAAGTGTAGGTAGGTTCTTCTATGGAACAGGCCATCCATTTAAAGACGTTGAAGAGACATTCTTCCTGGAGATGGTCAGTTGCTTTTTTGGGCATGGGCCAATTATGAATAATATTCCCAGTCTTAAGGAGTTGAAAGGATGGATCTTGGAGGATTCATTATTAAATATGCAACTATACGTCGAGGAAATGAGAAAAACATGGGAAACTACTGGTTGCAGCATCTTGTTAGATGGTTGGATTGATTCAAGTGGTCGAAATCTCGTCAATATTTTGGTCTATTGTCCGCGAGGTGTGATTTATCTAAAATCATCAGATATATCATCTTTTGTGGGCAATGTTGATGCCATGCAATTATTCCTTGACGAAGTTCTTCAGGATGTTGGAGTCGAGAATGTTGTTCAAATCATTACATATTCAACTTCTGTTTCTATGAAATTAGTTGGCAAGCGACTAGTGGAAAAGTACAAGCATTTTTTTTGGACTGTAAGTGCGTCCACTTGCATCGAGTTGATGCTAGAGAAATTCAAAACCATGAGTTGCATTGAAAATGCATTGGCGAAGGCTAGAGTTATCATAGAGTTTGTTCGGAATCATGCCAGTGCTTTAAAACATTTGAAAGATTTTGTTTGCATTCAGAATCTAGTCAGACCATCCAAAATAAAGTCAATCGTTCCATATTTAACACTTGACAGCATCGTTTCAAAGAAGGAACTTTTGAAAACATTCTTTGTTTCTAGTGACTGGAAAACCTCGGGAATGTCAACTTTAACTGAAGGCAAAAAAGTTGCTGGCTTGGTAAAGAACACTCTCTTCTGGAAGGAGGCGACGATGGCTTTGAAGGCATCGATGCCTCTTGTATGTGCATTAAACTCTGTGTATAATACCAATAAGCCGCAAACTGGTTTCATATCCAAAATAATTTCTCAGGCGAAGGGAAAAATCAGAGTGGGGTTTAACCACATGGAATCTCAGTACATGCCGTTCTGGAGAGAAATAGACGAGATTTGGAAAAACCATCTGCACATTTCCCTTCATTCTGCTGGCTGCTTTCTGAACCCGAGATACATGGAGTCAAGTAGCTCTGATCCAAACATTGTCGAGGATATGAACCTTTGCATGATGCTTATGGGTAGAGATCCCTGCGTTCAAGATTTGGTACAGCTGCAAGTTAAAAAGTACCAAACAAAACTAGAGCTCCAAATTGAAAAGCACCGGAAAAGAGAACAGATTTCTGGTGAAAGTACCAGCAACCCCCTAGTGTATTTTCTTCCAG AAACTTGGTGGTCAATTCATGGTGTAGAATATCGTGAATTGCAGAGATGTGCTATTCGCATTCTTAGCCAAACTTGTGACGGTGCCTCGAAGTTCAACCTCACGAGGAGCTTTGCAGAGCTGATGCTGACGAATGGAGATGAGCAGATAGAGATAAAAGCTTTGACTGATTTGACGTATGTTCATTACAACATGCGGCTTCAAAATTTTGATGACAGTAGAGAAAAAGGGATCACCATTGATGAGATTGATCCACAGAGTGGTTGGAAGTATGATTTGGAGGGCCACAAATGA
- the LOC140986744 gene encoding uncharacterized protein isoform X3 encodes MPGRMAGFHHFEEVDIAAAYISEHLSSMMASNDIINVHDHGIPMDPLKKSVKCNYCGKLVSGFHRLKCHLGAVGNDVRPCLKVPADVKEVFEAVLLEKKINNLKRSLSAPKGNVNINKANTQVDISEGDCLLENSGFKRASSSKKTKFSEVGTSSHDDSSEMEVKKSVGRFFYGTGHPFKDVEETFFLEMVSCFFGHGPIMNNIPSLKELKGWILEDSLLNMQLYVEEMRKTWETTGCSILLDGWIDSSGRNLVNILVYCPRGVIYLKSSDISSFVGNVDAMQLFLDEVLQDVGVENVVQIITYSTSVSMKLVGKRLVEKYKHFFWTVSASTCIELMLEKFKTMSCIENALAKARVIIEFVRNHASALKHLKDFVCIQNLVRPSKIKSIVPYLTLDSIVSKKELLKTFFVSSDWKTSGMSTLTEGKKVAGLVKNTLFWKEATMALKASMPLVCALNSVYNTNKPQTGFISKIISQAKGKIRVGFNHMESQYMPFWREIDEIWKNHLHISLHSAGCFLNPRYMESSSSDPNIVEDMNLCMMLMGRDPCVQDLVQLQVKKYQTKLELQIEKHRKREQISGESTSNPLVYFLPETWWSIHGVEYRELQRCAIRILSQTCDGASKFNLTRSFAELMLTNGDEQIEIKALTDLTYVHYNMRLQNFDDSREKGITIDEIDPQSGWKYDLEGHK; translated from the exons GTGGATATTGCAGCTGCATACATCAGTGAACATTTATCTTCAATGATGGCATCTAATGATATAATAAATGTTCATGATCATGGCATTCCGATGGATCCACTAAAGAAGAGTGTCAAATGTAACTACTGTGGTAAACTAGTTAGTGGTTTCCATCGCCTCAAATGCCATTTGGGAGCGGTAGGAAATGATGTAAGGCCTTGCTTGAAGGTTCCAGCCGATGTGAAAGAAGTATTTGAGGCAGTCTTgcttgaaaagaaaataaataatttgaagaGAAGTTTGAGCGCTCCTAAGGGTAATGTCAACATTAATAAAGCTAATACCCAAGTTGATATATCTGAAGGGGACTGTCTATTAGAAAATTCAGGGTTTAAAAGAGCTTCTTCCTCTAAGAAAACAAAGTTTTCTGAAGTTGGCACCAGTAGCCATGATGATTCGTCGGAGATGGAGGTAAAAAAAAGTGTAGGTAGGTTCTTCTATGGAACAGGCCATCCATTTAAAGACGTTGAAGAGACATTCTTCCTGGAGATGGTCAGTTGCTTTTTTGGGCATGGGCCAATTATGAATAATATTCCCAGTCTTAAGGAGTTGAAAGGATGGATCTTGGAGGATTCATTATTAAATATGCAACTATACGTCGAGGAAATGAGAAAAACATGGGAAACTACTGGTTGCAGCATCTTGTTAGATGGTTGGATTGATTCAAGTGGTCGAAATCTCGTCAATATTTTGGTCTATTGTCCGCGAGGTGTGATTTATCTAAAATCATCAGATATATCATCTTTTGTGGGCAATGTTGATGCCATGCAATTATTCCTTGACGAAGTTCTTCAGGATGTTGGAGTCGAGAATGTTGTTCAAATCATTACATATTCAACTTCTGTTTCTATGAAATTAGTTGGCAAGCGACTAGTGGAAAAGTACAAGCATTTTTTTTGGACTGTAAGTGCGTCCACTTGCATCGAGTTGATGCTAGAGAAATTCAAAACCATGAGTTGCATTGAAAATGCATTGGCGAAGGCTAGAGTTATCATAGAGTTTGTTCGGAATCATGCCAGTGCTTTAAAACATTTGAAAGATTTTGTTTGCATTCAGAATCTAGTCAGACCATCCAAAATAAAGTCAATCGTTCCATATTTAACACTTGACAGCATCGTTTCAAAGAAGGAACTTTTGAAAACATTCTTTGTTTCTAGTGACTGGAAAACCTCGGGAATGTCAACTTTAACTGAAGGCAAAAAAGTTGCTGGCTTGGTAAAGAACACTCTCTTCTGGAAGGAGGCGACGATGGCTTTGAAGGCATCGATGCCTCTTGTATGTGCATTAAACTCTGTGTATAATACCAATAAGCCGCAAACTGGTTTCATATCCAAAATAATTTCTCAGGCGAAGGGAAAAATCAGAGTGGGGTTTAACCACATGGAATCTCAGTACATGCCGTTCTGGAGAGAAATAGACGAGATTTGGAAAAACCATCTGCACATTTCCCTTCATTCTGCTGGCTGCTTTCTGAACCCGAGATACATGGAGTCAAGTAGCTCTGATCCAAACATTGTCGAGGATATGAACCTTTGCATGATGCTTATGGGTAGAGATCCCTGCGTTCAAGATTTGGTACAGCTGCAAGTTAAAAAGTACCAAACAAAACTAGAGCTCCAAATTGAAAAGCACCGGAAAAGAGAACAGATTTCTGGTGAAAGTACCAGCAACCCCCTAGTGTATTTTCTTCCAG AAACTTGGTGGTCAATTCATGGTGTAGAATATCGTGAATTGCAGAGATGTGCTATTCGCATTCTTAGCCAAACTTGTGACGGTGCCTCGAAGTTCAACCTCACGAGGAGCTTTGCAGAGCTGATGCTGACGAATGGAGATGAGCAGATAGAGATAAAAGCTTTGACTGATTTGACGTATGTTCATTACAACATGCGGCTTCAAAATTTTGATGACAGTAGAGAAAAAGGGATCACCATTGATGAGATTGATCCACAGAGTGGTTGGAAGTATGATTTGGAGGGCCACAAATGA
- the LOC140986744 gene encoding uncharacterized protein isoform X1, with protein sequence MPGRMAGFHHFEEDKEWLELKIPGVSCQHSDFIEEKLPGVDIAAAYISEHLSSMMASNDIINVHDHGIPMDPLKKSVKCNYCGKLVSGFHRLKCHLGAVGNDVRPCLKVPADVKEVFEAVLLEKKINNLKRSLSAPKGNVNINKANTQVDISEGDCLLENSGFKRASSSKKTKFSEVGTSSHDDSSEMEVKKSVGRFFYGTGHPFKDVEETFFLEMVSCFFGHGPIMNNIPSLKELKGWILEDSLLNMQLYVEEMRKTWETTGCSILLDGWIDSSGRNLVNILVYCPRGVIYLKSSDISSFVGNVDAMQLFLDEVLQDVGVENVVQIITYSTSVSMKLVGKRLVEKYKHFFWTVSASTCIELMLEKFKTMSCIENALAKARVIIEFVRNHASALKHLKDFVCIQNLVRPSKIKSIVPYLTLDSIVSKKELLKTFFVSSDWKTSGMSTLTEGKKVAGLVKNTLFWKEATMALKASMPLVCALNSVYNTNKPQTGFISKIISQAKGKIRVGFNHMESQYMPFWREIDEIWKNHLHISLHSAGCFLNPRYMESSSSDPNIVEDMNLCMMLMGRDPCVQDLVQLQVKKYQTKLELQIEKHRKREQISGESTSNPLVYFLPETWWSIHGVEYRELQRCAIRILSQTCDGASKFNLTRSFAELMLTNGDEQIEIKALTDLTYVHYNMRLQNFDDSREKGITIDEIDPQSGWKYDLEGHK encoded by the exons GTGGATATTGCAGCTGCATACATCAGTGAACATTTATCTTCAATGATGGCATCTAATGATATAATAAATGTTCATGATCATGGCATTCCGATGGATCCACTAAAGAAGAGTGTCAAATGTAACTACTGTGGTAAACTAGTTAGTGGTTTCCATCGCCTCAAATGCCATTTGGGAGCGGTAGGAAATGATGTAAGGCCTTGCTTGAAGGTTCCAGCCGATGTGAAAGAAGTATTTGAGGCAGTCTTgcttgaaaagaaaataaataatttgaagaGAAGTTTGAGCGCTCCTAAGGGTAATGTCAACATTAATAAAGCTAATACCCAAGTTGATATATCTGAAGGGGACTGTCTATTAGAAAATTCAGGGTTTAAAAGAGCTTCTTCCTCTAAGAAAACAAAGTTTTCTGAAGTTGGCACCAGTAGCCATGATGATTCGTCGGAGATGGAGGTAAAAAAAAGTGTAGGTAGGTTCTTCTATGGAACAGGCCATCCATTTAAAGACGTTGAAGAGACATTCTTCCTGGAGATGGTCAGTTGCTTTTTTGGGCATGGGCCAATTATGAATAATATTCCCAGTCTTAAGGAGTTGAAAGGATGGATCTTGGAGGATTCATTATTAAATATGCAACTATACGTCGAGGAAATGAGAAAAACATGGGAAACTACTGGTTGCAGCATCTTGTTAGATGGTTGGATTGATTCAAGTGGTCGAAATCTCGTCAATATTTTGGTCTATTGTCCGCGAGGTGTGATTTATCTAAAATCATCAGATATATCATCTTTTGTGGGCAATGTTGATGCCATGCAATTATTCCTTGACGAAGTTCTTCAGGATGTTGGAGTCGAGAATGTTGTTCAAATCATTACATATTCAACTTCTGTTTCTATGAAATTAGTTGGCAAGCGACTAGTGGAAAAGTACAAGCATTTTTTTTGGACTGTAAGTGCGTCCACTTGCATCGAGTTGATGCTAGAGAAATTCAAAACCATGAGTTGCATTGAAAATGCATTGGCGAAGGCTAGAGTTATCATAGAGTTTGTTCGGAATCATGCCAGTGCTTTAAAACATTTGAAAGATTTTGTTTGCATTCAGAATCTAGTCAGACCATCCAAAATAAAGTCAATCGTTCCATATTTAACACTTGACAGCATCGTTTCAAAGAAGGAACTTTTGAAAACATTCTTTGTTTCTAGTGACTGGAAAACCTCGGGAATGTCAACTTTAACTGAAGGCAAAAAAGTTGCTGGCTTGGTAAAGAACACTCTCTTCTGGAAGGAGGCGACGATGGCTTTGAAGGCATCGATGCCTCTTGTATGTGCATTAAACTCTGTGTATAATACCAATAAGCCGCAAACTGGTTTCATATCCAAAATAATTTCTCAGGCGAAGGGAAAAATCAGAGTGGGGTTTAACCACATGGAATCTCAGTACATGCCGTTCTGGAGAGAAATAGACGAGATTTGGAAAAACCATCTGCACATTTCCCTTCATTCTGCTGGCTGCTTTCTGAACCCGAGATACATGGAGTCAAGTAGCTCTGATCCAAACATTGTCGAGGATATGAACCTTTGCATGATGCTTATGGGTAGAGATCCCTGCGTTCAAGATTTGGTACAGCTGCAAGTTAAAAAGTACCAAACAAAACTAGAGCTCCAAATTGAAAAGCACCGGAAAAGAGAACAGATTTCTGGTGAAAGTACCAGCAACCCCCTAGTGTATTTTCTTCCAG AAACTTGGTGGTCAATTCATGGTGTAGAATATCGTGAATTGCAGAGATGTGCTATTCGCATTCTTAGCCAAACTTGTGACGGTGCCTCGAAGTTCAACCTCACGAGGAGCTTTGCAGAGCTGATGCTGACGAATGGAGATGAGCAGATAGAGATAAAAGCTTTGACTGATTTGACGTATGTTCATTACAACATGCGGCTTCAAAATTTTGATGACAGTAGAGAAAAAGGGATCACCATTGATGAGATTGATCCACAGAGTGGTTGGAAGTATGATTTGGAGGGCCACAAATGA
- the LOC140986744 gene encoding uncharacterized protein isoform X4, producing MMSMKVDIAAAYISEHLSSMMASNDIINVHDHGIPMDPLKKSVKCNYCGKLVSGFHRLKCHLGAVGNDVRPCLKVPADVKEVFEAVLLEKKINNLKRSLSAPKGNVNINKANTQVDISEGDCLLENSGFKRASSSKKTKFSEVGTSSHDDSSEMEVKKSVGRFFYGTGHPFKDVEETFFLEMVSCFFGHGPIMNNIPSLKELKGWILEDSLLNMQLYVEEMRKTWETTGCSILLDGWIDSSGRNLVNILVYCPRGVIYLKSSDISSFVGNVDAMQLFLDEVLQDVGVENVVQIITYSTSVSMKLVGKRLVEKYKHFFWTVSASTCIELMLEKFKTMSCIENALAKARVIIEFVRNHASALKHLKDFVCIQNLVRPSKIKSIVPYLTLDSIVSKKELLKTFFVSSDWKTSGMSTLTEGKKVAGLVKNTLFWKEATMALKASMPLVCALNSVYNTNKPQTGFISKIISQAKGKIRVGFNHMESQYMPFWREIDEIWKNHLHISLHSAGCFLNPRYMESSSSDPNIVEDMNLCMMLMGRDPCVQDLVQLQVKKYQTKLELQIEKHRKREQISGESTSNPLVYFLPETWWSIHGVEYRELQRCAIRILSQTCDGASKFNLTRSFAELMLTNGDEQIEIKALTDLTYVHYNMRLQNFDDSREKGITIDEIDPQSGWKYDLEGHK from the exons ATGATGTCAATGAAG GTGGATATTGCAGCTGCATACATCAGTGAACATTTATCTTCAATGATGGCATCTAATGATATAATAAATGTTCATGATCATGGCATTCCGATGGATCCACTAAAGAAGAGTGTCAAATGTAACTACTGTGGTAAACTAGTTAGTGGTTTCCATCGCCTCAAATGCCATTTGGGAGCGGTAGGAAATGATGTAAGGCCTTGCTTGAAGGTTCCAGCCGATGTGAAAGAAGTATTTGAGGCAGTCTTgcttgaaaagaaaataaataatttgaagaGAAGTTTGAGCGCTCCTAAGGGTAATGTCAACATTAATAAAGCTAATACCCAAGTTGATATATCTGAAGGGGACTGTCTATTAGAAAATTCAGGGTTTAAAAGAGCTTCTTCCTCTAAGAAAACAAAGTTTTCTGAAGTTGGCACCAGTAGCCATGATGATTCGTCGGAGATGGAGGTAAAAAAAAGTGTAGGTAGGTTCTTCTATGGAACAGGCCATCCATTTAAAGACGTTGAAGAGACATTCTTCCTGGAGATGGTCAGTTGCTTTTTTGGGCATGGGCCAATTATGAATAATATTCCCAGTCTTAAGGAGTTGAAAGGATGGATCTTGGAGGATTCATTATTAAATATGCAACTATACGTCGAGGAAATGAGAAAAACATGGGAAACTACTGGTTGCAGCATCTTGTTAGATGGTTGGATTGATTCAAGTGGTCGAAATCTCGTCAATATTTTGGTCTATTGTCCGCGAGGTGTGATTTATCTAAAATCATCAGATATATCATCTTTTGTGGGCAATGTTGATGCCATGCAATTATTCCTTGACGAAGTTCTTCAGGATGTTGGAGTCGAGAATGTTGTTCAAATCATTACATATTCAACTTCTGTTTCTATGAAATTAGTTGGCAAGCGACTAGTGGAAAAGTACAAGCATTTTTTTTGGACTGTAAGTGCGTCCACTTGCATCGAGTTGATGCTAGAGAAATTCAAAACCATGAGTTGCATTGAAAATGCATTGGCGAAGGCTAGAGTTATCATAGAGTTTGTTCGGAATCATGCCAGTGCTTTAAAACATTTGAAAGATTTTGTTTGCATTCAGAATCTAGTCAGACCATCCAAAATAAAGTCAATCGTTCCATATTTAACACTTGACAGCATCGTTTCAAAGAAGGAACTTTTGAAAACATTCTTTGTTTCTAGTGACTGGAAAACCTCGGGAATGTCAACTTTAACTGAAGGCAAAAAAGTTGCTGGCTTGGTAAAGAACACTCTCTTCTGGAAGGAGGCGACGATGGCTTTGAAGGCATCGATGCCTCTTGTATGTGCATTAAACTCTGTGTATAATACCAATAAGCCGCAAACTGGTTTCATATCCAAAATAATTTCTCAGGCGAAGGGAAAAATCAGAGTGGGGTTTAACCACATGGAATCTCAGTACATGCCGTTCTGGAGAGAAATAGACGAGATTTGGAAAAACCATCTGCACATTTCCCTTCATTCTGCTGGCTGCTTTCTGAACCCGAGATACATGGAGTCAAGTAGCTCTGATCCAAACATTGTCGAGGATATGAACCTTTGCATGATGCTTATGGGTAGAGATCCCTGCGTTCAAGATTTGGTACAGCTGCAAGTTAAAAAGTACCAAACAAAACTAGAGCTCCAAATTGAAAAGCACCGGAAAAGAGAACAGATTTCTGGTGAAAGTACCAGCAACCCCCTAGTGTATTTTCTTCCAG AAACTTGGTGGTCAATTCATGGTGTAGAATATCGTGAATTGCAGAGATGTGCTATTCGCATTCTTAGCCAAACTTGTGACGGTGCCTCGAAGTTCAACCTCACGAGGAGCTTTGCAGAGCTGATGCTGACGAATGGAGATGAGCAGATAGAGATAAAAGCTTTGACTGATTTGACGTATGTTCATTACAACATGCGGCTTCAAAATTTTGATGACAGTAGAGAAAAAGGGATCACCATTGATGAGATTGATCCACAGAGTGGTTGGAAGTATGATTTGGAGGGCCACAAATGA
- the LOC140986744 gene encoding uncharacterized protein isoform X5 — MMASNDIINVHDHGIPMDPLKKSVKCNYCGKLVSGFHRLKCHLGAVGNDVRPCLKVPADVKEVFEAVLLEKKINNLKRSLSAPKGNVNINKANTQVDISEGDCLLENSGFKRASSSKKTKFSEVGTSSHDDSSEMEVKKSVGRFFYGTGHPFKDVEETFFLEMVSCFFGHGPIMNNIPSLKELKGWILEDSLLNMQLYVEEMRKTWETTGCSILLDGWIDSSGRNLVNILVYCPRGVIYLKSSDISSFVGNVDAMQLFLDEVLQDVGVENVVQIITYSTSVSMKLVGKRLVEKYKHFFWTVSASTCIELMLEKFKTMSCIENALAKARVIIEFVRNHASALKHLKDFVCIQNLVRPSKIKSIVPYLTLDSIVSKKELLKTFFVSSDWKTSGMSTLTEGKKVAGLVKNTLFWKEATMALKASMPLVCALNSVYNTNKPQTGFISKIISQAKGKIRVGFNHMESQYMPFWREIDEIWKNHLHISLHSAGCFLNPRYMESSSSDPNIVEDMNLCMMLMGRDPCVQDLVQLQVKKYQTKLELQIEKHRKREQISGESTSNPLVYFLPETWWSIHGVEYRELQRCAIRILSQTCDGASKFNLTRSFAELMLTNGDEQIEIKALTDLTYVHYNMRLQNFDDSREKGITIDEIDPQSGWKYDLEGHK; from the exons ATGATGGCATCTAATGATATAATAAATGTTCATGATCATGGCATTCCGATGGATCCACTAAAGAAGAGTGTCAAATGTAACTACTGTGGTAAACTAGTTAGTGGTTTCCATCGCCTCAAATGCCATTTGGGAGCGGTAGGAAATGATGTAAGGCCTTGCTTGAAGGTTCCAGCCGATGTGAAAGAAGTATTTGAGGCAGTCTTgcttgaaaagaaaataaataatttgaagaGAAGTTTGAGCGCTCCTAAGGGTAATGTCAACATTAATAAAGCTAATACCCAAGTTGATATATCTGAAGGGGACTGTCTATTAGAAAATTCAGGGTTTAAAAGAGCTTCTTCCTCTAAGAAAACAAAGTTTTCTGAAGTTGGCACCAGTAGCCATGATGATTCGTCGGAGATGGAGGTAAAAAAAAGTGTAGGTAGGTTCTTCTATGGAACAGGCCATCCATTTAAAGACGTTGAAGAGACATTCTTCCTGGAGATGGTCAGTTGCTTTTTTGGGCATGGGCCAATTATGAATAATATTCCCAGTCTTAAGGAGTTGAAAGGATGGATCTTGGAGGATTCATTATTAAATATGCAACTATACGTCGAGGAAATGAGAAAAACATGGGAAACTACTGGTTGCAGCATCTTGTTAGATGGTTGGATTGATTCAAGTGGTCGAAATCTCGTCAATATTTTGGTCTATTGTCCGCGAGGTGTGATTTATCTAAAATCATCAGATATATCATCTTTTGTGGGCAATGTTGATGCCATGCAATTATTCCTTGACGAAGTTCTTCAGGATGTTGGAGTCGAGAATGTTGTTCAAATCATTACATATTCAACTTCTGTTTCTATGAAATTAGTTGGCAAGCGACTAGTGGAAAAGTACAAGCATTTTTTTTGGACTGTAAGTGCGTCCACTTGCATCGAGTTGATGCTAGAGAAATTCAAAACCATGAGTTGCATTGAAAATGCATTGGCGAAGGCTAGAGTTATCATAGAGTTTGTTCGGAATCATGCCAGTGCTTTAAAACATTTGAAAGATTTTGTTTGCATTCAGAATCTAGTCAGACCATCCAAAATAAAGTCAATCGTTCCATATTTAACACTTGACAGCATCGTTTCAAAGAAGGAACTTTTGAAAACATTCTTTGTTTCTAGTGACTGGAAAACCTCGGGAATGTCAACTTTAACTGAAGGCAAAAAAGTTGCTGGCTTGGTAAAGAACACTCTCTTCTGGAAGGAGGCGACGATGGCTTTGAAGGCATCGATGCCTCTTGTATGTGCATTAAACTCTGTGTATAATACCAATAAGCCGCAAACTGGTTTCATATCCAAAATAATTTCTCAGGCGAAGGGAAAAATCAGAGTGGGGTTTAACCACATGGAATCTCAGTACATGCCGTTCTGGAGAGAAATAGACGAGATTTGGAAAAACCATCTGCACATTTCCCTTCATTCTGCTGGCTGCTTTCTGAACCCGAGATACATGGAGTCAAGTAGCTCTGATCCAAACATTGTCGAGGATATGAACCTTTGCATGATGCTTATGGGTAGAGATCCCTGCGTTCAAGATTTGGTACAGCTGCAAGTTAAAAAGTACCAAACAAAACTAGAGCTCCAAATTGAAAAGCACCGGAAAAGAGAACAGATTTCTGGTGAAAGTACCAGCAACCCCCTAGTGTATTTTCTTCCAG AAACTTGGTGGTCAATTCATGGTGTAGAATATCGTGAATTGCAGAGATGTGCTATTCGCATTCTTAGCCAAACTTGTGACGGTGCCTCGAAGTTCAACCTCACGAGGAGCTTTGCAGAGCTGATGCTGACGAATGGAGATGAGCAGATAGAGATAAAAGCTTTGACTGATTTGACGTATGTTCATTACAACATGCGGCTTCAAAATTTTGATGACAGTAGAGAAAAAGGGATCACCATTGATGAGATTGATCCACAGAGTGGTTGGAAGTATGATTTGGAGGGCCACAAATGA